A window from Candidatus Nitrospira neomarina encodes these proteins:
- the hisZ gene encoding ATP phosphoribosyltransferase regulatory subunit, translated as MKPLRSLIPIGTATLLPHTAQSVRWLEDQLLAHCSTWGYQEIILPTFEYLDVLAVGLAPEILEKCYKFADWGSGRILVLRPDATAQIARMVAMGLGGDALPLRFSYRTTVFRYEPEHRGRDREVFQVGFELLGKDTSQSDAEVVTLLAGLLERIGLPEWKISLGHVGFFKALLAQSGLSLSGRKQAEIAAAHKDIPQLEKILETERLSRSKVKDILQVPERYGRDEVLEWGMRIAGKDKQLLKPLQRLTQVYRQLIANGVQDHILLDLGEFRGFDYYDGVVFDVFTSTFGSEIGGGGRYNHLVGRFGRDLSAIGLGLDLDRVFSALERGGKVGGNGLKPVRIFTSPHQSEASFALAQRLRGAGICVIEEMIEGSPKSALSWVTTVARRRGVPCAMIFEEKTSTPQSVLLLEFTSYSQKPRQTRMLVQELPQRLQAFNHGNI; from the coding sequence ATGAAACCACTCCGCTCGCTTATCCCCATTGGTACAGCTACATTACTTCCTCATACGGCGCAAAGCGTCCGGTGGTTGGAAGATCAATTGTTGGCGCATTGTTCGACCTGGGGCTATCAGGAAATCATTCTTCCTACCTTTGAGTATCTTGATGTATTAGCCGTGGGCTTGGCTCCTGAGATCCTGGAGAAATGCTATAAATTTGCGGATTGGGGGTCAGGCCGAATTCTGGTCTTGCGACCAGATGCGACCGCTCAGATTGCCCGGATGGTGGCCATGGGCCTCGGAGGAGATGCTCTTCCCTTGCGGTTTTCCTATCGGACCACGGTTTTTCGGTATGAACCGGAACATCGTGGACGGGACCGGGAAGTATTTCAGGTCGGATTTGAACTGCTTGGCAAGGATACGTCTCAAAGTGATGCCGAAGTCGTGACTTTATTGGCGGGGCTTTTGGAACGGATTGGATTGCCAGAATGGAAAATTTCTCTTGGTCATGTCGGATTTTTTAAAGCGTTGTTGGCCCAATCCGGTTTATCTCTTAGTGGGCGAAAGCAGGCAGAAATCGCGGCAGCCCATAAAGATATTCCTCAGCTGGAAAAAATTTTAGAGACTGAACGGTTATCTCGTTCTAAGGTAAAGGACATATTGCAGGTGCCCGAACGGTACGGCCGGGACGAAGTGCTGGAATGGGGAATGCGAATCGCCGGGAAGGATAAGCAATTGCTTAAGCCCTTACAACGTCTGACGCAGGTGTATCGTCAATTGATCGCAAACGGCGTGCAAGATCATATTCTTTTAGACCTTGGTGAATTTCGCGGGTTTGACTATTACGATGGTGTCGTATTTGATGTCTTTACCTCTACGTTCGGCAGTGAAATCGGTGGAGGAGGACGTTACAATCATTTGGTTGGGCGGTTTGGCCGGGACCTGTCTGCCATTGGATTAGGGCTGGATTTGGACCGCGTGTTTTCCGCCTTGGAGCGGGGAGGAAAGGTGGGCGGCAATGGATTGAAGCCTGTCAGAATTTTTACTTCTCCTCATCAGTCTGAGGCATCCTTCGCTCTTGCTCAGCGTTTACGGGGGGCTGGAATTTGTGTGATTGAAGAAATGATAGAAGGTTCTCCAAAATCGGCCTTGAGTTGGGTTACCACAGTTGCTCGGCGTCGAGGGGTGCCGTGTGCAATGATTTTTGAAGAAAAGACTTCCACTCCGCAATCGGTGCTCTTGTTAGAATTCACTTCTTATTCTCAAAAACCCCGGCAAACCAGGATGCTAGTTCAAGAACTTCCTCAACGATTACAAGCATTCAACCATGGCAATATCTGA
- a CDS encoding tetratricopeptide repeat protein yields MVTRETVHPQAYYHFLRGSLAELNNNATTALEEYQAGLAFDADSKFLKFRLAKLHFSMSHLTKAVDLARQIPVSEISQAAMFFDLAKIFAGGGDTGRAVEILAEGERHFPQDERIYISHGTLLLNIKELQMAEDVFHDLLVHVPGSAEAHYYLGVIALEAKTKQEAKDHFQDAIALHPTFERAYLKLVAISEEAEEPQEAIDLLERYLIEVNPHHREFRLRVIRLYIGQHNTDKALNHLDYFLQQNPDDLHAQILKAQIYGEMGNFPAAIEQLNAILRVRPNELRVRDFLGLLYEEMKDYDRAIQAYRTNVQMDDTFFDSILHLGFVSYRLKRNQEALSYLDQAVSLNPKRPEPYLLLGLTHFQMEEYHKAKARLEEGIHHDPSNAELHFNLGTVYDKLDHFDKVVREMEQALELDPEHADALNYLGYSYADRGIKGEQALSLTQRAVALKPNNGYYVDSLAWALYKLGRIEEALETIQRAVSLVSDDPVIYEHLGDIFLKQDERNKAREAWLHSLQLDSTNKLLGKRFREAGFGEPIPTLSHQSTLTP; encoded by the coding sequence ATGGTAACGCGGGAAACTGTCCATCCTCAGGCCTACTATCACTTCCTTCGAGGTTCCCTTGCCGAGTTGAATAACAATGCCACAACAGCTTTAGAGGAATATCAGGCAGGTTTGGCATTTGACGCGGATTCGAAGTTTTTAAAATTTCGGCTTGCCAAACTGCATTTCTCTATGTCGCATTTGACTAAAGCCGTGGACCTAGCAAGACAAATCCCTGTGTCGGAAATTTCTCAGGCGGCAATGTTTTTCGATTTGGCGAAAATTTTTGCCGGGGGAGGGGATACCGGGCGAGCTGTGGAAATTTTGGCTGAAGGGGAACGACATTTTCCTCAGGATGAACGAATATACATTTCTCATGGGACTCTTCTGTTGAATATCAAAGAGCTTCAAATGGCTGAAGATGTATTCCATGATTTATTAGTTCATGTCCCTGGCTCCGCTGAAGCCCATTATTATTTGGGGGTGATTGCTTTGGAGGCGAAAACGAAACAGGAAGCCAAGGACCATTTTCAGGATGCCATTGCTCTTCATCCTACCTTTGAAAGGGCGTACCTGAAGTTAGTGGCCATTTCCGAAGAAGCAGAGGAGCCTCAGGAGGCTATCGATCTTTTGGAACGCTACTTGATTGAGGTCAATCCGCATCATCGGGAATTCCGGTTGCGTGTTATCCGGCTGTATATTGGCCAACATAACACGGACAAGGCTTTGAACCATTTGGATTATTTTCTCCAGCAAAATCCAGATGATTTGCATGCGCAGATTCTCAAGGCTCAAATTTATGGTGAAATGGGGAATTTTCCGGCTGCAATCGAGCAGTTAAACGCCATCTTGCGCGTGAGACCTAACGAATTGCGCGTTCGTGACTTTCTGGGATTGTTATATGAGGAAATGAAAGATTATGACCGCGCGATTCAGGCCTATCGAACGAATGTCCAAATGGACGACACTTTTTTTGATAGTATTCTGCATTTAGGCTTCGTGTCCTATCGGTTAAAACGCAACCAGGAAGCTCTCTCATATTTGGATCAGGCCGTTAGCCTCAATCCTAAGCGGCCAGAGCCATATTTATTGTTGGGGCTGACCCATTTTCAAATGGAAGAATATCACAAGGCCAAAGCCAGATTAGAGGAGGGTATTCACCATGACCCCTCAAATGCCGAACTCCATTTTAATTTAGGCACGGTCTATGACAAATTAGACCATTTCGATAAAGTGGTCCGGGAAATGGAACAGGCTTTGGAGTTGGATCCGGAACATGCGGATGCCTTGAATTATTTGGGGTATAGCTATGCCGATCGCGGCATCAAGGGGGAGCAGGCCTTGTCCCTTACGCAACGTGCCGTTGCCTTAAAACCGAATAATGGGTATTACGTGGACAGTTTAGCTTGGGCACTCTATAAGCTGGGACGTATTGAAGAAGCACTGGAAACGATTCAACGAGCGGTCTCTTTAGTGTCCGATGATCCTGTTATTTATGAACATTTGGGGGATATTTTCTTAAAGCAAGATGAGCGAAATAAGGCACGAGAGGCTTGGCTTCATTCACTGCAACTCGATTCAACAAATAAGTTGCTGGGCAAGCGGTTTCGTGAGGCCGGTTTTGGGGAACCGATTCCCACCCTTTCCCATCAGTCTACCCTGACCCCCTAG
- a CDS encoding type IV pilin protein, translating into MLTQINEQKGFSLTELMIVVAIIGILATIAIPNFLRYQAKAKQTEAKSNLVAIHTAEIAYFAENNGYIDDFNAIGFGMSGSSQRYFYKIGNANLGTLPPGCTDPNLDSVSALGFTAVAIGNIDGDATCDVWTINEGKVITNVTNDVSS; encoded by the coding sequence ATGCTGACTCAAATCAATGAACAAAAGGGTTTCAGTTTAACGGAGCTGATGATTGTGGTGGCAATTATTGGAATATTGGCGACTATAGCCATTCCAAATTTTTTGCGTTACCAAGCCAAGGCCAAGCAAACGGAGGCCAAAAGCAATTTGGTGGCAATCCATACCGCAGAAATTGCCTATTTTGCTGAAAATAATGGGTATATAGACGATTTTAATGCAATTGGATTTGGCATGAGTGGGTCTTCGCAGCGATATTTTTATAAAATCGGCAATGCCAATCTTGGAACTTTACCTCCCGGGTGTACCGACCCGAATTTGGATTCTGTGAGTGCATTAGGCTTTACGGCGGTTGCCATTGGAAACATTGATGGAGATGCAACCTGCGACGTGTGGACCATTAATGAGGGAAAGGTCATCACGAATGTGACGAATGATGTGTCTTCCTAG
- a CDS encoding MlaE family ABC transporter permease: MILLQQIGKRTLFLIEEMGAMFVFLIRTFGWLFRPPVRIAQIIKQMHFVGFKSSFVVILTALFTGMVLALQGYYSLRKFGSEGLLGSAVAISMIRELGPVLASLMVTARAGSAMTAEIGIMRITEQIDALETMAINSLQYLITPKVVASLISVPLLVAMFDVVGIWGGYLVGVKLLGVSGGSYWSSIESAVEWKDVYGGILKSISFGLIISWVCCYKGYYTRMSAEGLGKATTESVVLAAVLILVWDYFLTSVLM, encoded by the coding sequence ATGATATTATTGCAACAAATTGGGAAACGGACTCTATTCTTAATAGAAGAAATGGGGGCCATGTTTGTGTTTTTGATACGGACGTTTGGATGGTTGTTCCGACCACCGGTGAGAATCGCTCAAATTATCAAGCAAATGCATTTTGTGGGGTTCAAGTCTTCTTTTGTTGTGATTCTGACGGCGTTATTTACCGGGATGGTGCTAGCGCTTCAAGGGTACTATTCCCTGAGGAAGTTTGGGTCTGAAGGTTTGCTGGGGTCTGCGGTAGCAATAAGCATGATCCGTGAGCTAGGTCCGGTATTAGCGTCATTGATGGTGACGGCTCGCGCGGGATCAGCCATGACCGCAGAAATAGGGATAATGCGTATTACCGAGCAAATTGACGCATTGGAGACCATGGCGATCAATTCTTTGCAGTATTTGATTACTCCCAAGGTGGTTGCGTCGCTTATTTCGGTACCCTTGTTGGTTGCTATGTTTGACGTGGTGGGAATTTGGGGGGGGTATCTGGTTGGGGTCAAGTTGCTTGGAGTCAGTGGGGGATCCTATTGGAGTTCAATCGAATCAGCGGTGGAATGGAAAGATGTTTATGGGGGGATCTTAAAGTCGATTAGTTTTGGCCTGATTATCAGCTGGGTCTGCTGCTATAAAGGGTATTACACGAGAATGAGTGCCGAGGGTCTAGGAAAAGCTACCACTGAATCTGTGGTCTTGGCGGCAGTTCTCATTTTGGTGTGGGACTATTTTTTAACCTCCGTCCTTATGTAA
- the dnaB gene encoding replicative DNA helicase, with protein sequence MAISEAPEIRVPPQNLEAEQSVLGAILLDNAALNRAMEILSEDDFYRTGNRIVYRGMVALSERNQPVDQITLTDYLRGTGELDQIGGASYIAEIVQVVPSAANIRYHSNIVRDKSLLRGLVQTATEVAMRGYEGTTGTNELLEFAEREIFRLAQGHLGGTFAPVSSIIKDSVEIVDRLYSRKERITGVPTGFSDLDNMLAGLQPSDLIIVAGRPSMGKTSLALGMVEYASLRSNAVVGIFSLEMSRAQLVLRMLSSQALLDSHALRTGQLTKHDWVALTEAASRLEQARIFIDDSGNLTLQQMRGKARRLKAEHGLDLLVVDYLQLMEGRGDSESRQQEISDISRALKGLAKELNIPVIALSQLSRAVENRKPPIPVLADLRESGAIEQDADVVMFIYREEVYEPDTEQKGIAQILVRKHRNGPIGEVDLQFHDRYAKFNNLTRERQAGIV encoded by the coding sequence ATGGCAATATCTGAAGCACCAGAGATCCGGGTTCCTCCCCAAAATCTCGAAGCGGAACAATCCGTTCTTGGCGCCATTCTTCTTGATAATGCGGCGCTTAATCGAGCGATGGAAATTTTGTCGGAGGATGACTTTTATCGAACGGGAAACCGGATCGTGTATCGTGGCATGGTGGCATTATCCGAGCGGAATCAACCTGTTGATCAAATTACGCTGACAGACTATTTGCGAGGGACCGGCGAACTCGACCAGATCGGAGGCGCTTCGTATATTGCAGAAATTGTACAGGTGGTTCCCAGTGCCGCCAATATCCGGTATCACAGTAATATTGTTCGAGATAAATCCCTGCTTCGTGGCCTTGTTCAAACCGCCACCGAGGTGGCCATGCGAGGCTATGAGGGGACGACGGGGACGAATGAACTCCTTGAATTTGCCGAACGGGAAATTTTTCGATTAGCCCAGGGGCATTTGGGAGGAACTTTTGCGCCTGTCAGTAGTATCATTAAGGATAGTGTTGAGATTGTTGACCGGTTGTATAGCCGAAAAGAACGGATCACCGGAGTGCCCACCGGGTTTTCGGACTTGGATAATATGCTGGCTGGGCTTCAACCATCGGATTTAATTATTGTGGCGGGCAGGCCGAGTATGGGGAAGACCAGCTTGGCCTTGGGGATGGTCGAATATGCTTCACTTCGATCCAATGCCGTAGTCGGAATCTTTAGCTTAGAAATGTCTCGTGCGCAGCTGGTTTTGCGTATGCTGAGTTCCCAGGCGCTGTTAGACTCTCATGCTCTCCGGACCGGGCAATTAACGAAACATGATTGGGTAGCCTTAACTGAGGCGGCGAGTCGGCTGGAGCAGGCCAGGATTTTCATAGACGATTCTGGAAATTTGACTCTTCAGCAAATGCGCGGGAAAGCTCGACGGTTGAAAGCCGAACATGGGTTGGACCTTCTGGTAGTCGATTATTTGCAATTGATGGAAGGGCGTGGAGATTCAGAATCTCGCCAACAAGAAATTTCGGATATTTCCCGGGCCTTAAAAGGATTGGCAAAAGAATTGAATATTCCTGTGATTGCCCTTTCTCAGTTAAGCCGGGCGGTGGAAAATCGAAAACCGCCCATCCCCGTGCTGGCTGATTTGCGCGAGTCGGGTGCGATTGAGCAAGATGCCGATGTGGTAATGTTTATCTATCGCGAGGAGGTCTATGAGCCTGATACTGAGCAGAAAGGCATTGCGCAAATCCTAGTGAGAAAACATCGGAATGGACCCATTGGAGAAGTGGATCTGCAATTTCATGACCGGTATGCCAAATTTAATAACTTAACGAGAGAGAGACAGGCTGGTATAGTATAA
- the shc gene encoding squalene--hopene cyclase, protein MKLLKQFLVRLSGNIFETLTPKLGPYRVKQKPPPLKLVSHNPHPEVSQDRTLQRTANLGHMSALESALQKGEDWLLNMQDPEQGFWVEELEADTTLTSEYVMLRRFLDVIDLDRERKVTRYLLHTQLEDGGWPIFFGGPADISASVKAYFALKLAGFSPDEPVMQRARSFILGKGGVVQANVFTKITLALFGQYDWRGIPCMPPEIFLAPRWFYFNLYAVSYWSRAVIIPLLIIFAHRPMCTISKEQGIDELFLQPRQEVDYAQVPPLHRDSTLISWRNFFVWVDGLLRLYEAYPIKALRKKALSSAQSWVLEHMDGEGGLGAIYPAMAYSVFALRALGYSTDHPLVQKALREIEALEIYSNPGNTSTPTMLHLQPCHSPVWDTALTMNALIERGLALDHSSLQRADAWLRSRQCQKVGDWAVSAPKARSGGWAFQFENEWYPDVDDTAAVVTGLAKINPADVFGSDEALERGLQWALALQGSDGGWGAYDKDNNKLIFNKIPFADHQALLDPSTADLTGRCLEMLGTLGYDQSHPAVSPAIGFLRQEQEPNGSWYGRWGVNYIYGTWCVLSGLRAIGIDMTVPWIQQAVIWLESVQNSDGGWGESCDSYADVEKAGRGESAASQTAWALMALLQAGESDSISVVRGVNWLIRHQRENGVWDEPFHTGTGFPRVFYLRYHGYFKYFPIWALSMYRNVKITGEARADQLRKAAQVARRQSKLV, encoded by the coding sequence ATGAAGTTGCTCAAGCAATTCTTAGTACGGTTATCGGGGAATATCTTTGAGACCCTGACTCCAAAGTTAGGACCTTATCGTGTAAAGCAAAAGCCACCGCCCCTCAAGCTGGTTTCCCATAACCCTCATCCTGAGGTTTCTCAGGATCGTACCCTCCAACGAACAGCCAATCTTGGCCATATGAGTGCTCTGGAATCAGCTCTTCAAAAAGGGGAAGACTGGTTACTGAACATGCAGGATCCTGAACAGGGATTTTGGGTTGAAGAGTTGGAAGCGGATACGACCTTGACCTCTGAATATGTGATGCTTCGACGGTTTCTGGATGTGATTGATCTGGATAGAGAGCGGAAAGTCACTCGGTATTTGCTTCATACTCAGCTCGAGGATGGGGGTTGGCCGATTTTTTTCGGAGGGCCTGCAGATATCAGTGCATCAGTAAAGGCCTATTTTGCGCTCAAACTGGCCGGGTTTTCTCCTGATGAGCCTGTGATGCAGCGTGCGAGAAGTTTCATTCTCGGCAAGGGTGGTGTCGTTCAGGCCAATGTCTTCACCAAAATTACCTTAGCATTATTCGGGCAATATGATTGGCGCGGGATACCATGTATGCCTCCAGAAATATTCTTAGCCCCTCGATGGTTTTATTTTAATTTATATGCCGTTTCATATTGGTCCCGTGCAGTCATTATCCCGCTTTTAATTATTTTTGCCCATCGACCCATGTGCACCATCTCCAAGGAACAAGGGATTGATGAACTGTTTCTTCAGCCTCGTCAAGAGGTGGACTATGCTCAAGTGCCACCGTTGCACAGGGATTCCACCCTCATAAGCTGGCGGAATTTTTTTGTTTGGGTCGATGGGCTGCTCCGTTTATATGAGGCTTATCCCATAAAGGCCCTCCGGAAAAAAGCTTTGAGTAGCGCACAGTCTTGGGTGCTTGAACATATGGATGGGGAAGGAGGATTGGGAGCCATTTATCCGGCAATGGCCTATTCGGTTTTTGCCCTTCGAGCTTTGGGATACTCTACCGATCATCCGTTGGTTCAAAAAGCATTGAGGGAAATAGAAGCACTTGAAATTTACTCGAATCCTGGAAATACCTCAACGCCCACTATGCTGCATTTACAGCCTTGTCATTCTCCAGTTTGGGATACAGCCTTAACGATGAATGCGCTGATCGAACGGGGCCTTGCGCTGGACCATTCGTCATTGCAACGTGCGGATGCCTGGTTGCGATCCCGTCAGTGTCAAAAAGTGGGAGATTGGGCGGTGTCGGCTCCAAAAGCTCGGTCTGGTGGATGGGCCTTCCAATTTGAAAATGAATGGTACCCCGATGTCGATGATACCGCGGCTGTGGTGACGGGGTTGGCCAAGATCAATCCTGCCGACGTGTTCGGTTCAGATGAGGCCCTTGAACGAGGTTTACAATGGGCTTTGGCGTTGCAGGGGTCGGATGGTGGTTGGGGGGCATATGATAAGGATAACAATAAATTAATTTTCAATAAGATTCCCTTTGCGGATCATCAGGCTCTTTTAGACCCCAGTACGGCCGATTTAACCGGTCGATGCTTGGAAATGTTAGGAACGTTAGGGTATGACCAGTCTCACCCTGCCGTGAGCCCCGCAATTGGGTTCTTACGCCAGGAGCAAGAGCCAAACGGAAGTTGGTATGGCCGATGGGGGGTCAATTATATTTATGGGACCTGGTGTGTCCTTTCAGGTCTTCGTGCAATAGGCATTGATATGACCGTGCCGTGGATCCAGCAGGCGGTGATTTGGCTAGAGTCCGTTCAGAACTCTGATGGGGGTTGGGGGGAATCCTGTGATTCCTACGCTGATGTGGAGAAGGCCGGGCGAGGAGAAAGTGCGGCGTCTCAAACGGCCTGGGCGCTCATGGCCCTCCTTCAAGCTGGAGAATCGGACTCCATTAGTGTTGTCCGGGGAGTCAACTGGCTCATTCGCCATCAACGTGAGAATGGAGTTTGGGATGAGCCGTTTCATACGGGTACCGGGTTCCCCAGAGTCTTTTATTTACGGTATCATGGGTATTTTAAGTATTTTCCCATCTGGGCCCTGAGTATGTACCGGAATGTAAAAATAACCGGGGAAGCAAGGGCCGATCAATTACGAAAGGCCGCACAAGTGGCCAGACGCCAGAGTAAGCTTGTGTAA
- a CDS encoding phosphorylase family protein → MTATHLEFNAVGRTLPCVDSVNRHGYAGLESQGASIHVLLVKTGIGPGNAERVTRQILESEAWDVVISTGFAGALNSSPIGSLVIGQEVLFGETTEMVSDSNLPRIVCHPEWVKAALRVPLMDGCHLQAGRFVTTDRVLTQTSQKRILGERTGAMAVDMESGAIGEVAKQYGFPFLIIRAISDGINEDLPVDFNMFLKPFGWVGGIGQVLSSPRCWKGFIRLYRHSRQAGIQLSGFFENFFPTVSAQTFSMAINKSGAEIP, encoded by the coding sequence TTGACTGCAACCCATCTAGAGTTTAACGCTGTTGGCCGGACTCTTCCCTGTGTGGACTCTGTCAATCGCCATGGGTATGCCGGCCTAGAGAGTCAAGGCGCTTCAATCCATGTCTTGTTAGTGAAGACGGGAATAGGTCCAGGAAATGCTGAAAGGGTTACCCGGCAAATTTTAGAGAGCGAAGCATGGGATGTCGTCATTTCTACCGGTTTTGCCGGCGCTCTCAATTCTTCCCCAATCGGATCGCTGGTGATCGGTCAAGAGGTTCTGTTTGGGGAGACTACAGAGATGGTCTCTGATTCTAATCTGCCACGAATTGTGTGTCATCCGGAGTGGGTCAAGGCGGCATTAAGGGTCCCATTGATGGATGGGTGCCATCTTCAAGCTGGACGGTTTGTCACGACGGATCGAGTGCTCACACAGACTTCACAAAAACGTATTCTGGGGGAACGGACCGGAGCGATGGCTGTAGATATGGAGAGTGGAGCTATAGGCGAAGTGGCGAAGCAGTACGGTTTCCCTTTTCTGATTATTCGTGCGATTTCTGATGGTATTAACGAGGATTTACCGGTAGACTTCAATATGTTTCTTAAGCCATTTGGGTGGGTTGGTGGTATAGGACAGGTCCTATCCTCACCTCGATGTTGGAAGGGATTTATTCGTTTGTACCGGCATTCGAGGCAGGCCGGAATCCAACTTTCTGGTTTTTTTGAAAATTTTTTCCCGACTGTTTCGGCACAAACTTTCTCCATGGCCATTAATAAATCTGGCGCGGAAATTCCATGA
- a CDS encoding nucleotide sugar dehydrogenase → MDILEKIKNRSANVGVIGLGYVGLPLAVLQAKAGFHVFGVDEVVAKVEMVNQGRNYILDVVDSELREVVEQKKLQATTDFSVLRQCDVILICVPTPLTKNKEPDISAIVKVLGHLADYSHPNMLVVLESTTYPGTTEEVILPALTAKGLTAGKDLFVAFSPERVDPGNAEFKTHNTFKLVGGVTKVCGEVAKAFYEQSIVKIFPLSSPRVAEMAKVFENVFRSVNIALVNELTLLCDRMNINVYEVIDAAATKNFGFMAFYPGPGVGGHCIPLDPYYLAWKSKEYDVHTRFIELAGEINENMPYFVMNKVQRILNQRGKCLKDSIILVLGVTYKADIEDPRESPATKVMELLQHEGATLQYSDPFTPSLIIQGKEYKSQQINPELLKRSACALILTAHSAFDYQLIVEHAPVVFDTRNGTRQVKHHRDRIVLLST, encoded by the coding sequence GTGGACATACTTGAAAAAATAAAAAATCGGTCAGCCAATGTTGGAGTGATTGGATTGGGTTATGTGGGGCTTCCCTTAGCCGTTCTTCAAGCCAAAGCGGGTTTCCATGTATTTGGAGTGGATGAAGTGGTAGCCAAGGTTGAAATGGTAAACCAAGGGCGTAATTATATTTTAGATGTGGTGGATTCTGAGTTACGAGAAGTCGTAGAGCAAAAAAAATTACAGGCGACAACTGATTTTTCCGTGTTGCGGCAGTGCGATGTCATACTTATTTGTGTGCCGACTCCACTGACCAAAAATAAAGAACCGGATATCTCGGCAATTGTGAAAGTTCTTGGGCATCTTGCCGATTATTCACATCCGAATATGCTCGTTGTATTAGAAAGTACAACCTATCCAGGCACAACCGAGGAAGTCATTTTACCTGCCCTGACAGCAAAGGGCTTAACGGCTGGAAAAGATCTCTTTGTCGCATTTTCCCCAGAACGGGTTGACCCAGGAAATGCTGAGTTTAAAACTCATAACACCTTTAAGTTGGTGGGTGGTGTTACAAAAGTGTGCGGGGAAGTTGCCAAAGCCTTTTATGAACAATCCATCGTGAAAATCTTCCCTCTCAGCTCTCCACGTGTTGCGGAAATGGCGAAGGTCTTTGAAAATGTTTTTCGCTCAGTGAATATTGCATTAGTGAATGAGCTGACTTTGTTGTGTGACCGGATGAATATTAATGTTTATGAAGTGATTGATGCGGCAGCCACAAAGAACTTTGGCTTCATGGCTTTTTATCCTGGCCCTGGTGTGGGTGGACATTGCATTCCGCTGGATCCATATTATTTAGCGTGGAAGTCAAAAGAATATGATGTCCATACCAGGTTCATTGAACTGGCTGGGGAGATCAACGAAAATATGCCCTATTTCGTCATGAATAAAGTTCAGCGGATTTTAAATCAACGAGGTAAATGTTTAAAAGATTCAATCATTTTAGTATTGGGAGTAACTTATAAAGCCGACATTGAAGACCCACGTGAATCGCCTGCCACCAAAGTCATGGAACTATTGCAACATGAAGGAGCAACGCTGCAATATTCAGACCCCTTTACTCCTTCCCTTATTATTCAAGGAAAGGAATATAAATCTCAACAGATTAATCCTGAATTGTTAAAGCGCAGTGCGTGCGCCCTGATTTTGACTGCGCATTCTGCTTTTGATTACCAGTTGATCGTTGAGCACGCTCCCGTGGTATTTGATACCCGGAACGGAACTCGTCAGGTGAAGCATCACCGTGATCGTATTGTGTTGCTTTCAACCTAA